A region of Trichocoleus desertorum ATA4-8-CV12 DNA encodes the following proteins:
- a CDS encoding tetratricopeptide repeat protein — protein MRHQSNRQSNRPILGIIFILLGLALAGFFHAPRLISSHYFQQGLTSYDEGDYQESALAFRQIIKHDLDNADAYYNLGLALNQAGEVDQAIAAYRKSLELTPENPEDIYLSLGYALQDRGRNDEAIAAYQTTIELNPRSARAYANLAALLYQRADIDGAITAARKAVELKPNNAEALITLGAALLDHGHLEQASTKLKRAIELKPDNAMAHNNLGTALSQQKQADKAIAAYQKAIELDPKLAIAHANLGLALSKQGKQTEALSEVEKAVELDSKSPESHYALGAVLLAQNRLPEAISALKQAVALSYHDAESHFLLGVALYTDRQEPNGIEHLRQAEELSKAQGKVSLTKQIEQALQDLERVSS, from the coding sequence ATGCGACATCAGTCAAATCGACAGTCAAATCGACCTATTCTAGGGATTATATTCATTCTCTTGGGGTTGGCACTTGCTGGTTTCTTTCACGCTCCTCGTCTAATCTCTTCGCATTACTTTCAACAAGGACTCACGTCGTATGACGAAGGGGATTATCAAGAGTCTGCCTTAGCTTTTCGTCAGATAATTAAGCACGATTTAGATAATGCAGATGCTTATTACAATTTAGGGTTGGCGCTCAACCAAGCAGGGGAAGTTGATCAAGCGATCGCGGCTTACCGAAAATCCCTTGAACTGACTCCCGAAAACCCAGAAGACATTTATCTCAGCCTTGGTTACGCCTTGCAGGATCGTGGCAGGAATGACGAAGCGATCGCGGCTTATCAAACCACGATTGAACTGAATCCGCGCAGTGCCCGTGCCTACGCGAATTTAGCTGCTCTACTGTATCAGCGAGCCGATATTGACGGAGCGATTACAGCCGCTCGCAAAGCTGTTGAACTAAAGCCTAATAATGCAGAAGCTTTGATTACTCTCGGAGCGGCTTTATTAGATCATGGGCATCTGGAACAAGCCAGCACCAAGCTAAAGCGAGCAATTGAGCTTAAGCCAGATAATGCGATGGCTCACAACAACTTAGGAACAGCCTTAAGTCAGCAAAAGCAAGCAGACAAAGCGATCGCTGCATACCAAAAAGCAATTGAGCTAGACCCGAAGTTGGCGATCGCCCACGCGAATCTGGGATTGGCCTTATCTAAACAAGGAAAGCAAACTGAGGCTCTGTCTGAGGTTGAGAAGGCAGTAGAACTTGATTCAAAATCGCCCGAGTCCCACTACGCTCTGGGAGCAGTGCTGCTCGCCCAAAATCGGCTACCCGAGGCAATCTCAGCGCTGAAGCAAGCTGTTGCACTGAGCTACCACGATGCTGAGTCTCACTTTCTTTTAGGAGTTGCTTTGTATACCGATCGACAGGAGCCAAATGGGATTGAGCATCTAAGGCAGGCAGAAGAACTCTCTAAAGCACAAGGCAAGGTGAGCCTGACGAAGCAGATTGAACAAGCGTTACAAGACCTTGAGAGGGTATCGTCATGA
- a CDS encoding CHAT domain-containing protein: MKLAPKQIKSSKRKVRLPLATAKHSRFLLPLAFCLLPVTFCLPLHTPPPAVAQAIDTRKAEADRLLQQGIQQYQTSQFQAALNSCQQALQIYRALKNRQRESVTLSNLVSIYRVLGEYDKAIEYGQESLAIAREIKNRLGENEALGILGNTYHALGNYNKAIEYLQQQLAIAREIKNHQGESVALGNLAGAYLYLGNYAKAIEYLQQQLAIAREVKYRRGEGVALGNLGLAYRSLGNYVKAIEYLQQSLAIAYEIKDRQLGSTTLGNLGNAHLKLGDYDKAIEYSQQYLAIAREIKNRQGESEALGSLGGAYLSMSDYAKGIEYSQQYLAIAREIKDRQGEGVALGNLGLAYGYLSNEVQAIKYIQQYLAIAREVKDRAGEGLALNNLGVTFLKAGNPTEAEKMLVQGIQVWESMRQMLGSNDANKISIFEGQAATYRTLQQVRVAQNQPIAALEIAERGRARAFVDLLTQRLSSGSANPLVASAPNQAQIRQIAKAQNATLVQYSIIYDEFQIQGKPVGQESALYIWVIQPTGEITFRQVDLKPLWQQHNASLANLIVGNQESLDIRSRSNNRSTKSEPNFNLQRLYQQLIDPIASLLPKDPKAHVIFIPQGSLFQVPFPALQDANGTYLIQKHTIRTAPSIQVLDLTRQQQQKLATQPASGRGKALVLGNPTMPQVSLSPGEPKQALSPLPAAEDEAEAIAPLLNTQAIIGDQGTKAAIVQRMPQASIIHLATHGLLDDVHGLGSAIALAPSGNDDGLLTAAEIFDMKLQASLVVLSACNTGEGRITGDGVIGLSRSLISAGVPSVIVSLWAVPDAPTAELMTAFYKNLQKQPNKAQALRQAMLTTMATHPEPKDWAAFTLIGEAE, encoded by the coding sequence ATGAAACTTGCCCCCAAACAGATCAAATCAAGCAAACGCAAGGTGCGATTGCCCCTGGCAACTGCGAAGCACTCGCGGTTCCTCCTGCCCCTTGCCTTTTGCCTTTTGCCTGTTACTTTCTGTCTTCCTCTCCATACTCCACCTCCCGCTGTTGCTCAGGCGATCGATACCCGTAAAGCCGAAGCCGATCGCCTGTTGCAGCAGGGAATTCAACAATATCAGACTAGCCAATTCCAAGCCGCGCTAAATTCCTGCCAACAGGCATTGCAAATTTATCGTGCCCTCAAAAACCGCCAACGGGAGAGTGTAACCCTGAGTAACTTGGTAAGCATTTACAGGGTTCTGGGCGAGTATGACAAAGCCATTGAATATGGGCAGGAAAGTCTTGCGATCGCCCGCGAAATTAAAAATCGCCTGGGGGAAAATGAGGCACTAGGCATTTTGGGAAACACTTACCATGCCCTGGGTAACTATAACAAAGCCATTGAGTACTTACAGCAACAGTTAGCCATCGCCCGCGAAATTAAAAATCACCAAGGGGAAAGTGTGGCACTAGGTAATTTAGCAGGTGCTTACCTCTATCTGGGCAACTATGCCAAAGCCATTGAGTATTTACAGCAACAGTTAGCCATCGCCCGCGAAGTTAAATACCGCCGAGGGGAAGGTGTGGCACTAGGTAATTTAGGACTTGCTTACCGCTCTTTAGGGAACTACGTCAAAGCGATTGAGTATTTACAGCAAAGTCTAGCGATCGCGTACGAAATTAAAGACCGTCAATTAGGAAGTACGACACTGGGCAATTTAGGAAATGCTCACCTAAAACTGGGCGACTATGACAAAGCCATTGAATATTCACAGCAATATCTAGCCATCGCCCGTGAAATTAAGAACCGCCAAGGGGAAAGTGAGGCACTAGGCAGTTTAGGGGGCGCTTACCTCAGTATGAGCGACTATGCCAAAGGCATTGAGTATTCACAGCAATATTTAGCGATCGCCCGCGAAATCAAAGACCGTCAAGGGGAAGGTGTGGCACTAGGCAATTTAGGGCTTGCTTACGGCTATTTGAGCAATGAGGTTCAGGCGATCAAATATATTCAGCAATATTTAGCGATCGCCCGCGAAGTTAAGGACCGCGCGGGGGAGGGTCTAGCACTTAACAACCTTGGAGTGACATTCTTGAAAGCTGGCAACCCCACAGAAGCCGAAAAAATGTTGGTGCAGGGGATTCAAGTGTGGGAATCAATGCGGCAAATGCTTGGCTCCAACGATGCGAATAAAATCTCCATTTTTGAAGGACAAGCTGCCACTTATCGGACGTTACAACAAGTCCGCGTGGCTCAGAATCAACCGATTGCCGCCTTAGAAATTGCCGAACGGGGACGCGCCCGTGCCTTTGTCGATCTCCTGACTCAGCGACTATCATCTGGTTCTGCCAATCCGCTTGTCGCCTCTGCTCCTAACCAAGCCCAGATCCGCCAAATCGCGAAAGCACAGAATGCAACTTTGGTGCAGTATTCCATCATTTACGATGAGTTCCAGATCCAAGGAAAACCAGTAGGACAGGAATCCGCGCTCTACATCTGGGTGATTCAACCCACAGGCGAAATCACCTTCCGCCAAGTTGACCTCAAACCCCTCTGGCAACAGCACAACGCCTCTCTAGCTAACCTCATCGTTGGCAATCAAGAATCCTTGGATATTCGCAGTCGCAGTAACAATCGCTCCACAAAATCTGAACCCAACTTCAACTTACAACGTCTGTATCAGCAACTGATTGACCCGATCGCCTCTCTGCTTCCCAAAGACCCCAAAGCCCATGTCATCTTCATTCCTCAAGGCTCCCTCTTCCAAGTGCCTTTCCCCGCCCTGCAAGATGCTAACGGCACCTACCTGATCCAAAAACACACCATTCGCACCGCCCCCTCGATTCAGGTCTTGGATTTGACTCGGCAACAACAACAGAAGCTAGCCACTCAGCCCGCCAGTGGTCGTGGTAAAGCTCTCGTATTAGGCAATCCCACCATGCCCCAAGTTTCCCTATCGCCCGGAGAGCCAAAACAAGCCCTATCGCCCCTTCCCGCAGCCGAAGACGAAGCCGAAGCGATCGCCCCGCTGCTCAACACTCAAGCCATCATCGGTGATCAAGGCACCAAAGCCGCGATCGTTCAAAGAATGCCTCAGGCATCGATCATTCACCTCGCTACTCATGGGTTGCTGGATGATGTACATGGATTGGGTAGCGCGATCGCTTTGGCTCCCTCTGGCAACGATGACGGCTTATTGACCGCAGCCGAAATCTTCGATATGAAACTGCAAGCCAGCCTGGTCGTTTTGAGTGCCTGCAACACGGGAGAAGGCAGAATTACCGGAGATGGCGTGATTGGCTTGTCGCGCTCTTTAATTTCAGCAGGCGTGCCCAGTGTAATTGTTTCCCTCTGGGCAGTTCCCGATGCGCCGACCGCAGAATTGATGACCGCGTTTTACAAGAACCTTCAGAAGCAGCCCAATAAGGCACAGGCACTCCGGCAGGCCATGTTAACCACGATGGCAACGCACCCCGAACCGAAAGATTGGGCAGCTTTCACGCTGATTGGAGAAGCAGAGTAG